GCTCGACAACGCTGTCGTCCACAACCTACTGCTTAATCTACccaaagaagaaacaatATATTTCCTGAATGTAATCGAACAAGCACTAAAAACCTTCTCCACCAGCGACGAGCGCCAGTATCAGCCCAAacccagcatcatcaaccgCGCAAACGGCCTCCATGCGCTTTTCAGACCCTTCACTTCGGAATCCTCCATAGGGACCAAGATTATTGTCCAACCCGCACCTGGAGATGACGGCAAGAGTAGTCCCCTGCGCGGTGTCATATTGCTCTGTGATAGAAAAGGCATCCCGACTGGACTCCTTCCCGCGGAGGAAATAACAGGCTACCGCACCGCAATGGGTGCAATGATCCCCTTCTCCTGGAGAAACCATGTCGAGAACATTGTGGTTTTCGGAGCTGGAATGCAAGCGCTCTGGCATACTCGACTTATCCTTGCCCTCCGTGGATCTGAAGTGAAACGCATCACGTTTGTAAACCGGTCCAGGGATCGTGCGGACGGACTTGTTGCTACGATATCGCAAGAGAACGAGACTCGATGGAGGTCTGGATGTGTGTTTTGTTTTGTCGATGCCACCAACAGATTGAACCTACAGGGTTGTATAAAGGACGCAGATTGTGTCTTCTGTACCACCCCGTCTAGAGAGCCTCTCTTCCCTGCAGAGTATTTGTCTTTGGATATGCATGGGAAAGGGCGTCGTCCGTTTATCTCGGCTGTTGGATCAAGGGACCCTGATATGATTGAGCTGGATCCTGACCTGTTACGCCGTGCCATCGCTGGCAATGGTGGTGGTTATGATCTTGTCACTGGGGATGAAAGAGGCGTTGTCCTTACAGATGATCGCGAATTCGCCATTCAACACTGCGGCGAGTTTGTTCAGACAAAGATCACAGAGAATATCGTCGAGTTGGGAGAGATTGTCGACCTGAAGGTTGGGCCACATACTGATCATGCAAGGAAGCGACATACCGAGAGAGCCAACGAGTTTCTTTCTGAGGGCTTCGTTATGTATAAAAGCATTGGAGTAGGTCTGACGGACCTTGCTGCTGGCGAGGCGATTTTGGCTTTATTCAGGAGGCAGAAAAGAAGCCTCTAGAAGCGTCAGAATGAACGAGTACTTTGTTAGTTTTCCTACGTGACTTTTGGGGTAATGTATGCTTTTGGCCATCTTATGATAATGGTGATTAAGTGCTGGGCTACCCAGAGTTAGGGCTAGCCGCCATGGCAGTTCAGATACAATTTGACGAACATGCTATCATATATGAATTCAGCTGCATCGCCACTCCAGTACCTGCAAGCAACATCTTTCATGTCTAGGCGTATATCTACCTCACAGCTTTGCACGATCTCCCTTTGCCTCAGTAGGCAGATTGCGCCGCATGATCTTGCCACTGCCAGTCCGCGGTATCTGGTCAATAAAGTATACGCCCCCGGTGAGCCACTTGTGCGGTGCAAACTGCGCTTTGATCATGTCGAAGAGCTCAGTATCCGTCACAGCGCCCCCTTTGCGCACGACGAATGCTCGGGGGTACTCTCCGCCGTTTCTATGCTGTTAGACATCTTCATGAAGGATATGGGAAACAACTCACACTTTAGCACCGACAACAGCTGCATCAGCAACGTCCGGATGGGTAAGGAGGTActgctccagctcagccGGGGCAACCTGGAGGCCCTTGAccttgatgagttccttCAACCGATCAACGATATAAACCCGGCCCCTCTCATCAAAATACCCAATATCCCCCGTCCTCAACCACCTAATcccaccatcttcaacaatcgtctccctcgtctcGTCCGGCTTCTTATAATAACACTTCATAACATTCGGCCCAGCAACCCAAATCTCACCCACAGCTACCCCCCTCGGCGCAGCACCACTGAAATCCCTCCCCTCAACAGGCTCAATCCGCGCAGCACAGTTCGGAACCAGATACCCAATCGACCGgccatcgtcctcgtcatccggCGCAAACGTCGTAATCGAGCACGTCGTCTCTGTCATCCCCCAGCCCTGCTTGACGCCGAGCCCCGGACGGAGGTACATGCCCGCGATGATCCGCCCCAGTTCAGGGCTCAGCGGTGCAGAGCCGCTGGTTACTAGCTCTACGGCGCCGAGATTGTACGCGGACGCGTTAGACTGCTTGGCTAGAGTGGCCATTATGGCGGGGACGGAGGCCATGAATGTGATGCGGTAGATGTCCATGTAGAGGAGGTATTTCTGCACGTCGAAGGACTGCATTATGAACACTTTTGCGCCTGCGCGTGCGGCATTCAGACAGTAGTATGTTTGGCCCTGATTTCGTTAGATATCTGCAACTGGATAGCTTGGATAGCTTGGATGGGAGGGTGCGGACATACATATGCATGGTACATGGGAAGCGGCGCAAGCCATCTCTCCCCAGACATGTCGAGCCGCTCTTTGCGATCCCGGCCCTTCTTGTCGCTGGATACGATCGCACGCGCGGCTAATAGCTGGGTGGAGTTTGCAACGGCATTGTAGTGCGATATCTCCGTCCCCTTGGGAAGACCTGTTGTTCCACTGGAGTAGTTGATGATGGCCGTCGTGTCTTTCGCCTCGTCCAGCGTGTCTATCTTCCTCCACGACCAAGTATGCACCTCTGCAGCGGGTCTCCAGAACTGCGTCCATACCGGGAGAGACTGCGATGAGTAGTTTGAAGCATCGTCCGGGTCACAGAATAAATACACCTTATCCCGGGGTAGACCGACCCGCGCCGCTGCGTCCAGCGCAACAGATACCTGGCTCGGACCAGCGAGGAGGAGTTTCGCGCCTGAGTCGCGGAGCTGGTACTCCAGTTCTGGGTTTATAAGTATCCCCTACTCATTCAAAGCAGAATGTATACATACCGTTAACACTTGCCGTTGGCGACGCAGCCGTAAAGACGAACCGCCCGGCTAGAACACCCCACAGCAAGACCGGGAAAAAGAGACTGTTGTTTGAGTAGAGAAGAACCTTGTCGTCTGGCTGGAGACCCAGCACTTCCAGACCGCGAGCGATCTGCTTCACGTACCCCTCAGCCTGCGCCAGGCTAAAGCATTTCGCCGGAGTGGCGGCGTCGAAGTACTGCGGTGACTCACGCGAGGACGGCGTGCCGGAGCTGAAGACGAACGAGGCGACGTCTGTGACTGGGATGTCGGCTTGGAGGGCTGATTTGATCATTGTGACGGTGTATTGTTTAAAGGTGAGATGTTGGTGTTCTGCTTAACTAGAGGTCGTCGTATATTTGGAGACGGTCTCGGCCCTCGGTGGTTGCGTCTCGTCTCGGTTATTGCAGTGAGGATATGGCCCACTTTGGACATCAAGCTATATCATCATTATCATGGccatgaaaagaaaagtctAAAGGGCCTACCTGGGGATCTCCCTGGATCTAGCTGGACTACCTCGATCTACCCTGGCTCGCAGCTGTGTACCAACAGGTGGCCGGTGTAACTATCAGTCACATCTACAATGCAAACATTCAAACAAAAGAGCAAGTAATACCGCTAATAGAAATATTGC
This region of Aspergillus puulaauensis MK2 DNA, chromosome 5, nearly complete sequence genomic DNA includes:
- a CDS encoding uncharacterized protein (COG:E;~EggNog:ENOG410PHTM;~InterPro:IPR036291,IPR003462,IPR023401;~PFAM:PF01488,PF02423) gives rise to the protein MSDIQTLDNAVVHNLLLNLPKEETIYFLNVIEQALKTFSTSDERQYQPKPSIINRANGLHALFRPFTSESSIGTKIIVQPAPGDDGKSSPLRGVILLCDRKGIPTGLLPAEEITGYRTAMGAMIPFSWRNHVENIVVFGAGMQALWHTRLILALRGSEVKRITFVNRSRDRADGLVATISQENETRWRSGCVFCFVDATNRLNLQGCIKDADCVFCTTPSREPLFPAEYLSLDMHGKGRRPFISAVGSRDPDMIELDPDLLRRAIAGNGGGYDLVTGDERGVVLTDDREFAIQHCGEFVQTKITENIVELGEIVDLKVGPHTDHARKRHTERANEFLSEGFVMYKSIGVGLTDLAAGEAILALFRRQKRSL
- a CDS encoding acyl--CoA ligase (COG:I;~EggNog:ENOG410PI82;~InterPro:IPR000873,IPR020845,IPR042099,IPR025110;~PFAM:PF00501,PF13193) gives rise to the protein MIKSALQADIPVTDVASFVFSSGTPSSRESPQYFDAATPAKCFSLAQAEGYVKQIARGLEVLGLQPDDKVLLYSNNSLFFPVLLWGVLAGRFVFTAASPTASVNELEYQLRDSGAKLLLAGPSQVSVALDAAARVGLPRDKVYLFCDPDDASNYSSQSLPVWTQFWRPAAEVHTWSWRKIDTLDEAKDTTAIINYSSGTTGLPKGTEISHYNAVANSTQLLAARAIVSSDKKGRDRKERLDMSGERWLAPLPMYHAYGQTYYCLNAARAGAKVFIMQSFDVQKYLLYMDIYRITFMASVPAIMATLAKQSNASAYNLGAVELVTSGSAPLSPELGRIIAGMYLRPGLGVKQGWGMTETTCSITTFAPDDEDDGRSIGYLVPNCAARIEPVEGRDFSGAAPRGVAVGEIWVAGPNVMKCYYKKPDETRETIVEDGGIRWLRTGDIGYFDERGRVYIVDRLKELIKVKGLQVAPAELEQYLLTHPDVADAAVVGAKVNGGEYPRAFVVRKGGAVTDTELFDMIKAQFAPHKWLTGGVYFIDQIPRTGSGKIMRRNLPTEAKGDRAKL